A section of the Vibrio vulnificus CMCP6 genome encodes:
- a CDS encoding sugar transferase, whose translation MIRLIDFLAAFFGLLFLWPILVVVTVIGLFDTGSPIFVQERVGRSRKPFKLVKFRTMSVDTQSVASHLASTSSITKLGAFLRKTKIDELPQLINVLKGEMSLVGPRPNLFNQEELIKERDALGVYNVLPGITGLAQVQNIDMSTPQLLAKTDREMIDTLTIKNYFKYIIMTVTGSGSGDAVKKS comes from the coding sequence ATGATTCGTCTAATAGATTTTCTCGCAGCATTCTTTGGTTTGCTGTTTTTATGGCCAATATTGGTTGTCGTTACCGTTATCGGTTTGTTTGATACTGGCTCGCCTATCTTTGTTCAGGAGCGAGTAGGTCGCAGCAGAAAGCCTTTTAAACTAGTTAAGTTTCGAACAATGTCGGTGGATACCCAATCAGTCGCTTCTCACTTAGCGAGTACTAGCTCAATCACTAAGTTAGGCGCTTTTTTGCGTAAAACTAAGATTGATGAACTGCCACAGTTAATCAATGTACTGAAAGGTGAAATGAGTTTAGTCGGTCCTCGCCCGAATCTGTTCAATCAAGAAGAGTTGATTAAAGAGCGTGATGCTTTAGGCGTATACAATGTCCTACCAGGCATCACAGGCTTGGCACAGGTGCAAAACATCGATATGTCTACTCCTCAGCTACTCGCTAAGACCGACCGAGAAATGATCGATACTCTAACGATAAAAAACTACTTTAAGTATATAATTATGACAGTCACGGGTAGCGGCTCGGGCGATGCAGTAAAAAAATCATAA
- a CDS encoding heparinase II/III family protein, whose protein sequence is MSTWSAPASHLWLFNLHYFDYIHDLDDEIALSYISSWLDAVEYHKHVSYEPYVISLRLVNWIKFLQTRNIYNDKIEKSIVEQTQSLIANVEFHLLGNHLFANAKALTIVGSYLYGEVGAKALKLGLSILSDELKEQFLSDGAHFELSPMYNNIMLFDLLDIYNVLKARFGFDNILIEDIGKLVYKCFEWSIYMSHSDGDVAFFNDSTLGISPNLDDIFSYASMLNLDLPKPLPKCYFKHLSGSGYFVVKNDNFKLIADFAQIGPSYLPGHAHADNLSFELDIGDARFLVNSGVSKYGNDQERELQRSTSCHNTVVVDNQNSSEMWAGFRVARRAKTEIINVRSDDLDNIIIEGYHDGYQRLKPKVIHTRKFEISEKLIKIHDLINTDRFESVAFFHFHPDVIVLDIANDSAMLNISNVVVKFSFFGSYSITLVDSKYYPGFGLSDNNKTICVSFVKCLTSKIEVVNESN, encoded by the coding sequence ATGTCAACATGGAGTGCTCCTGCATCTCATTTGTGGTTATTCAATCTTCACTATTTCGATTATATACACGACTTAGATGATGAAATAGCGCTGAGTTACATCTCCAGTTGGTTGGATGCTGTTGAATATCATAAGCATGTTTCTTATGAGCCTTATGTTATCTCTTTAAGACTTGTTAATTGGATTAAATTCTTACAGACAAGAAATATTTATAACGATAAGATTGAAAAATCTATAGTTGAACAAACTCAGTCGCTAATTGCAAATGTGGAGTTCCACCTTTTAGGCAATCATTTATTTGCTAATGCAAAGGCTCTAACTATAGTGGGCTCATACTTGTATGGGGAAGTAGGTGCTAAAGCGTTAAAACTAGGGCTAAGTATTTTAAGTGATGAATTGAAAGAGCAATTTCTAAGTGATGGTGCTCACTTTGAATTATCACCGATGTATAATAATATCATGTTGTTCGACTTGCTGGATATATATAATGTTTTAAAAGCTCGCTTTGGCTTTGATAACATTTTAATTGAAGATATTGGAAAATTGGTTTATAAGTGTTTTGAATGGTCTATATATATGTCTCATTCTGATGGGGATGTGGCGTTTTTTAATGACTCGACGTTAGGTATTTCCCCAAATCTAGACGATATTTTTTCATATGCAAGCATGCTAAATTTAGATTTGCCGAAGCCTCTGCCAAAATGTTATTTTAAGCACTTGTCTGGATCTGGTTATTTTGTGGTTAAGAATGACAACTTTAAGCTGATTGCCGATTTTGCTCAGATAGGACCGTCATATTTACCAGGGCATGCTCATGCTGACAATTTAAGTTTTGAGCTAGATATTGGCGATGCTCGTTTCCTTGTAAATTCAGGTGTGTCTAAATATGGTAATGATCAAGAGCGTGAATTGCAGCGCAGTACATCATGCCATAATACTGTAGTTGTTGATAATCAAAACTCTTCTGAAATGTGGGCCGGATTTAGAGTTGCACGAAGAGCTAAGACGGAAATTATAAATGTCAGGTCAGATGATTTAGATAACATTATAATTGAAGGGTACCACGATGGATATCAAAGACTTAAACCTAAAGTGATACATACCAGGAAATTTGAAATATCAGAGAAGTTGATTAAAATACATGACTTAATTAATACGGATAGATTTGAAAGTGTTGCCTTCTTCCATTTTCATCCAGATGTTATAGTGTTAGATATTGCAAACGATTCTGCCATGTTGAACATTTCCAATGTCGTTGTTAAATTTAGTTTTTTTGGTTCTTACTCTATTACTCTAGTTGATTCAAAATATTATCCAGGTTTTGGGCTGTCTGATAATAACAAGACGATATGTGTTAGTTTTGTTAAATGTTTGACTTCAAAAATTGAGGTTGTAAATGAAAGCAATTAG
- a CDS encoding glycosyltransferase produces MKAISIITSYPLCDEPVIKNRLLPFIFEFGKLGYSINIFQPKGALYNFESIDAKQIMLDEPKIVSGSFIKRAFLELKLTFQLLVKYKKVSCSSDIAFITMPSMFLLLLLPFIKCNIKILDVRDLTWEYLKDNNITHYFFKRFYRFLFWYLSRFADYITVSNKFELSHLKSIGFEEKTKLISNGISIEQFEKMVLIQEKDSTEDLVISYIGNVGLAQDLSFMVELAESHPNFKFNIVGGGNDLERIRSLVLERNLKNIVLTGRLSWEQVLGLYEQTDVLFAQLTEEFQTAIPSKLYEYLASGKRVIYGGDIKLESFFSDFSGIEFIEPKNQEMFDLAISKIFNGQSTIDANLNRNLIHKNFIRESAVKKFVCEIGLK; encoded by the coding sequence ATGAAAGCAATTAGTATAATTACTAGCTATCCTTTGTGTGATGAGCCGGTTATAAAGAATAGATTACTTCCATTTATTTTTGAGTTTGGTAAATTAGGTTATAGTATAAACATTTTTCAACCCAAAGGTGCACTTTATAATTTTGAAAGTATTGATGCTAAGCAGATTATGCTGGATGAACCTAAGATAGTTAGCGGGTCTTTTATTAAAAGAGCATTTTTAGAGTTGAAGCTAACCTTTCAACTCCTAGTGAAATATAAGAAAGTAAGTTGTAGTTCTGATATTGCTTTTATTACAATGCCATCTATGTTTTTACTTTTACTATTGCCATTTATTAAATGTAACATTAAGATCCTGGATGTAAGAGATCTTACTTGGGAATATCTTAAAGATAATAATATCACTCATTATTTTTTTAAAAGATTTTATAGGTTTCTGTTTTGGTATTTATCCCGATTTGCAGACTATATAACTGTTTCCAATAAATTTGAACTTTCTCATCTAAAAAGTATTGGATTTGAAGAAAAGACCAAGTTGATATCAAATGGTATATCTATTGAACAGTTTGAGAAAATGGTGCTTATCCAAGAAAAAGATTCTACTGAAGATCTAGTAATATCGTACATAGGTAATGTTGGATTGGCTCAAGATTTGAGCTTTATGGTAGAACTCGCTGAATCTCATCCTAACTTCAAGTTTAATATAGTGGGTGGAGGAAATGATCTTGAACGAATCAGGAGCTTGGTTTTAGAGAGGAACCTAAAGAATATAGTACTTACTGGTCGACTTTCTTGGGAGCAAGTATTAGGGCTCTATGAGCAAACTGATGTTTTGTTTGCGCAACTTACAGAGGAGTTTCAAACTGCTATTCCATCTAAGCTTTATGAATACTTGGCATCTGGTAAGCGAGTGATTTATGGTGGAGACATAAAACTGGAATCTTTTTTTAGTGATTTTTCAGGAATTGAATTTATAGAACCTAAAAACCAGGAAATGTTTGACCTAGCAATTAGCAAGATTTTCAATGGTCAGTCAACAATTGACGCAAACTTGAATAGAAATTTAATTCATAAAAATTTTATTCGGGAAAGCGCAGTAAAAAAATTTGTTTGTGAGATCGGATTAAAATGA
- a CDS encoding NAD-dependent epimerase/dehydratase family protein, whose protein sequence is MILVTGASGFVGSTLFALGRGDLKAVFRATDEVTFSDGYLVDSIDGKTVWDGAFDNVNTIIHLAGLAHSHSFSSKDYNRVNVAGTLRLATKAAEAGVRRFVFVSSIGVNGTSTQAEPFALDSEPSPHNDYAQSKYDAEIGLKKIAKETGLEVVIVRPTLVYGPDAPGNFGMLTKLIKRLPVLPFGLATNRRDFISVQNLADLLVTCATHPNAAGHTFLASDGETVSIKEFTNAIAKGLGKKVFQLPVPVGLMGFAGKLTGKSAMIEQLYGNLEVDSCNIKEVLGWTPPFAMEQSMALLKHTDK, encoded by the coding sequence ATGATTTTGGTTACAGGGGCGAGTGGTTTTGTGGGGAGTACCCTGTTTGCATTGGGTCGAGGGGACTTGAAAGCTGTCTTTAGGGCAACTGATGAGGTTACGTTTTCAGATGGTTATCTTGTTGATTCTATAGATGGGAAAACTGTCTGGGATGGAGCATTTGATAATGTAAACACAATCATCCATCTTGCAGGACTTGCTCATTCTCACTCTTTTTCATCAAAAGATTACAACAGAGTGAATGTTGCTGGCACATTAAGACTGGCGACTAAAGCGGCTGAAGCTGGCGTTCGTCGCTTTGTGTTTGTGAGTTCTATTGGCGTCAATGGGACGTCTACTCAGGCAGAACCATTTGCTTTAGATTCTGAACCTTCTCCTCACAACGATTATGCCCAATCTAAATACGATGCTGAAATTGGTCTAAAAAAAATTGCGAAGGAAACTGGTCTTGAGGTTGTTATCGTGCGTCCAACTTTGGTTTATGGTCCAGATGCACCAGGTAACTTTGGAATGTTAACTAAGTTGATTAAAAGACTACCAGTCTTACCGTTTGGCTTAGCGACTAATCGACGTGATTTCATTTCAGTGCAAAACCTCGCAGATCTTTTGGTTACTTGTGCTACTCATCCAAATGCAGCAGGACATACCTTTTTAGCGAGTGATGGTGAAACGGTTTCGATTAAGGAATTTACGAATGCTATTGCTAAAGGGTTAGGTAAGAAGGTGTTCCAATTACCAGTTCCTGTGGGCTTAATGGGCTTTGCAGGGAAGCTGACTGGTAAATCTGCTATGATTGAGCAACTCTATGGCAACTTAGAAGTTGACTCTTGCAATATCAAAGAAGTCTTGGGTTGGACTCCTCCATTTGCGATGGAACAATCGATGGCTTTATTAAAACATACGGATAAGTAA
- a CDS encoding glycosyl transferase: MEKILMLIRTPSLAFDDRVRKEARTLSKFSRVVISSFENRHDDIDSEYESVQVIRHNLKTRMIFPKGNLVAFKIIEMYMRYVSKFLDEKPDVCWIHNFESIGMVYILRIIKHLTRADFKVVWDQHELPPSSFLKSKWKKIFYRKALSLSDMNIVACDERAKYINNCLNDNVQFTIINNYPDEVFYERKAGEIDPSIVTWLNGDEYFLCQGGMREDRAFFEIVQAAIKEKVKVIFVGPIQESLNIKLKKFDGHSDYIFIKPSVPQLELVNYIDRSVASLVFYKKGNMNNWLCAPNRLYQSLSRNIPVISGNNPIFQEYREVGVYISDTDGSCSEKIAKSINDFKKIRPSKSSIIATKWKSQEEKLNDIFNSKKNP; the protein is encoded by the coding sequence GTGGAAAAAATACTAATGTTAATAAGGACTCCTTCTCTAGCATTTGATGATAGAGTTAGGAAGGAAGCAAGAACACTTAGTAAATTTAGTAGAGTTGTAATATCAAGCTTTGAAAATAGGCACGATGACATCGATAGCGAATACGAGAGTGTTCAAGTCATTAGGCATAATTTAAAAACAAGAATGATCTTTCCTAAGGGTAATCTAGTTGCTTTTAAAATTATTGAAATGTATATGAGGTATGTTTCGAAATTTCTCGATGAAAAGCCAGACGTTTGTTGGATTCATAATTTTGAATCGATAGGAATGGTTTATATATTGAGGATTATAAAGCACTTAACTAGAGCTGACTTTAAAGTTGTTTGGGATCAACATGAGTTGCCACCAAGTTCATTTCTAAAGAGTAAATGGAAGAAAATATTTTATCGTAAGGCACTGTCATTATCAGATATGAATATAGTTGCTTGTGATGAAAGGGCTAAATATATTAATAACTGTTTGAATGATAACGTGCAATTTACAATTATTAATAATTATCCAGATGAAGTGTTTTACGAAAGAAAGGCTGGTGAAATTGATCCATCAATAGTTACTTGGTTAAACGGTGATGAGTACTTTCTTTGTCAAGGTGGTATGAGGGAGGATCGTGCATTTTTTGAGATCGTTCAGGCAGCGATCAAAGAGAAAGTTAAAGTTATATTTGTAGGGCCTATTCAAGAATCACTGAATATAAAATTAAAGAAATTTGATGGCCATAGTGACTATATTTTCATTAAACCTTCAGTTCCTCAACTTGAATTAGTAAACTACATTGATCGCTCAGTTGCTTCACTTGTTTTCTACAAAAAAGGCAATATGAACAATTGGCTATGTGCTCCAAATCGACTATACCAATCGTTAAGTAGAAATATACCAGTAATATCGGGCAATAATCCAATATTCCAAGAGTATCGAGAAGTGGGGGTTTATATATCTGATACTGATGGTAGTTGTTCGGAAAAAATTGCAAAATCAATTAATGACTTTAAAAAAATTAGACCTTCTAAATCTAGTATAATAGCCACAAAGTGGAAATCACAAGAAGAAAAACTGAATGATATATTCAATAGCAAAAAAAATCCTTAG
- a CDS encoding heparinase II/III family protein gives MIYSIAKKILRVNKEFKRRFFDQIMRRKLYKFELDVSNVIPPKVVFDEGLILQIIDSHDKNQIIRTADYQLEGKYYIYRYEIVDIGEEVSKYFSFDYINKYLWASDIYYRDTVLRPTESADIKVPWEFSRLHQLVVFSIAYYLTGEVKYKEAMVRHLKIFINSNPPMKGINWYYSMEVSIRLTNMILALDICSARDNEQIELIEIESYIRYSISHMMSNVEWRGGIRNNHYFVGLFGLLYASLRYSKDDDYSLLASFANKEINCELNVHILDDGGGAELSTGYHKLNIESLLYFLRVREEHKEILKCIDFIKVLKLLFKYPMCPIELKLRSDDSKVDYFIRINKAIKFFKSIATSDGEFPLIGDNDSGRIIKLYPLVSENKMSWSNFNHLLGFDNILKVDESADFITLSTLDNEVVNVELQSMSLLFNHVAKDVSYRYFPSFGLLVVKGDGLFMTIKTSCQGRIIPGHHHDDILSITLNLNGEWLYQDNGTYSYNQNRKCYLENKRNTNHNVSYVDKPDFVFFDDVFGTLNVRSEKKLFFTLIKNNSGVSLYCARDLVVENKNYYPDYYMSLI, from the coding sequence ATGATATATTCAATAGCAAAAAAAATCCTTAGAGTAAACAAAGAGTTTAAAAGGCGTTTTTTTGACCAGATTATGAGGAGGAAACTGTATAAATTCGAGCTCGACGTTTCAAATGTTATTCCTCCTAAAGTCGTTTTTGATGAAGGCTTGATCCTCCAGATAATTGACTCTCATGATAAAAATCAAATAATACGTACTGCTGATTATCAATTGGAAGGTAAATATTACATATATAGATATGAGATTGTGGATATTGGAGAGGAAGTATCGAAATATTTTTCATTTGATTATATTAATAAATATCTATGGGCTTCGGATATCTATTATAGGGATACTGTTCTTCGCCCAACTGAAAGTGCTGATATAAAAGTTCCTTGGGAGTTTTCTCGCTTGCATCAATTGGTTGTTTTTTCCATTGCATATTATTTAACAGGGGAAGTTAAATATAAAGAGGCAATGGTTAGGCACTTGAAGATATTTATTAATAGTAATCCACCAATGAAAGGAATTAACTGGTACTATTCTATGGAGGTATCAATTAGGTTAACAAATATGATACTAGCATTGGATATTTGTAGTGCTAGAGATAATGAACAGATTGAACTGATCGAGATTGAAAGTTATATCCGCTATTCTATTAGTCACATGATGTCTAATGTTGAGTGGCGAGGAGGTATTAGAAATAATCATTATTTTGTCGGTTTGTTCGGTTTGTTATATGCCTCACTCAGATACTCTAAAGATGATGATTATTCTTTATTGGCTAGTTTTGCAAATAAAGAAATAAATTGTGAATTGAACGTGCATATATTGGATGATGGTGGTGGGGCCGAATTGTCCACTGGGTATCATAAGCTAAATATAGAATCACTGTTATATTTTTTAAGAGTGAGAGAGGAACATAAAGAAATATTAAAATGTATTGATTTTATTAAAGTGTTGAAGTTGTTGTTCAAATACCCCATGTGCCCAATTGAGTTGAAACTTAGGTCAGATGATTCAAAAGTTGATTACTTTATACGTATTAATAAAGCGATTAAGTTTTTTAAGTCAATTGCCACATCTGATGGAGAGTTTCCTTTGATTGGAGATAACGACAGTGGGAGGATAATTAAGTTGTACCCGTTGGTAAGTGAAAATAAAATGTCCTGGTCGAATTTTAATCATTTGCTAGGTTTTGATAATATACTTAAAGTTGATGAATCGGCTGATTTTATAACGCTATCTACTTTAGATAATGAAGTTGTTAACGTTGAGTTGCAATCAATGTCATTATTATTTAATCACGTTGCTAAGGATGTTTCCTATAGGTACTTTCCATCGTTTGGTTTGTTGGTTGTTAAGGGAGATGGCTTGTTTATGACGATTAAAACATCTTGTCAAGGGAGGATTATACCAGGCCATCATCATGATGATATTTTATCTATAACGCTCAACTTGAATGGAGAATGGTTATATCAAGATAATGGTACATATAGCTACAATCAGAATAGGAAATGTTATTTAGAGAATAAGAGAAATACCAATCATAATGTTAGTTATGTAGATAAACCTGATTTCGTATTTTTTGATGATGTTTTTGGAACTTTGAATGTAAGGAGTGAAAAAAAACTATTCTTTACGCTAATTAAAAACAATTCTGGAGTGAGTTTATATTGCGCTCGAGATTTGGTTGTTGAAAATAAAAATTACTACCCTGATTATTATATGAGTTTAATATGA
- a CDS encoding glycosyltransferase, with translation MKLAYVLARKDFFELGCNGRVTHAKGIVSGLLGNEVSVDVFSSKSTSKHIHSTTGNLLVIPLCNCFFWYLHCVFELLKRKNDYDFVIVRYSTSLGWLNLFLFTMMFGNRWGFEVNGLGYHQWSSGDSYKKRLISKIIKPIEQFLISRAPFLNCVSGKLKNELSQFNRNVVELPNAGELLPYEKIKTKKSTKKKLIYFGMYHHYYSLVEAAKTISNNSSFELHLHGAGEQEEELKKISKSCDNVFVYGRYNLNQLIENGGLDGDCYLLLPYKEGTIADYGSPTKLFEYLALGLPIISTSFGQPYDILAKRKNISPESVYFYKNSIDEVLPMIYSNNTELDKNEIVTFFSNEHTWISRCEQYLIEIKKHLGSDVK, from the coding sequence ATGAAGTTGGCATATGTTTTAGCGAGAAAAGACTTTTTTGAACTAGGTTGTAATGGTCGAGTAACTCACGCGAAGGGTATTGTTTCTGGGTTGTTGGGTAACGAAGTGTCTGTAGATGTTTTTTCATCTAAGTCAACTAGTAAACACATACATAGCACCACGGGTAATTTGCTTGTTATTCCATTGTGTAATTGTTTTTTTTGGTATCTACATTGTGTTTTTGAATTGTTAAAACGTAAGAATGATTATGACTTTGTTATAGTTAGATACTCAACTTCGCTAGGTTGGTTAAATTTGTTTTTGTTTACTATGATGTTTGGTAACAGGTGGGGTTTTGAGGTCAATGGTCTTGGTTATCATCAATGGTCTTCTGGTGATTCTTACAAAAAGAGATTAATTTCTAAAATTATTAAGCCTATAGAACAGTTCTTGATTTCTAGAGCTCCATTCTTAAATTGTGTCTCTGGCAAGCTTAAAAATGAATTAAGTCAGTTTAACCGCAATGTTGTCGAATTGCCAAACGCTGGCGAGTTATTACCGTATGAGAAGATTAAAACAAAGAAAAGTACTAAAAAGAAGTTGATATATTTTGGTATGTACCATCATTATTATTCACTAGTCGAAGCTGCCAAAACTATTTCGAATAACTCTAGTTTTGAGCTTCACTTACATGGTGCTGGTGAGCAAGAAGAAGAGCTTAAAAAAATATCAAAAAGTTGTGATAATGTTTTCGTTTATGGACGGTACAATTTAAATCAATTGATAGAAAATGGGGGCTTGGATGGAGATTGTTATTTGTTGCTTCCTTATAAAGAAGGTACTATCGCTGACTATGGTTCTCCGACGAAGCTATTTGAATATTTAGCGCTGGGTTTACCTATAATATCAACATCCTTCGGTCAGCCATATGATATTTTGGCTAAAAGGAAAAATATCTCTCCAGAGTCGGTTTATTTTTACAAAAACTCTATAGATGAAGTTCTTCCAATGATTTATTCTAATAATACTGAGTTAGACAAAAATGAGATAGTTACTTTTTTTTCTAATGAGCACACTTGGATTAGTCGTTGCGAACAGTATCTCATTGAAATTAAAAAACACTTGGGTAGTGATGTTAAATAA